GTGCTGGTGGTAGATGAAGAACAGAAATTCGGTGTTTCTGCGAAAGAAAAACTGAAGCAGATCAAACATAATGTAGATACCCTAACACTAACGGCAACGCCTATACCAAGAACGCTGCAGTTTTCGTTGATGGGTGCCCGTGATCTTTCTATTATCAATACACCGCCGCCAAACCGGCAGCCTATTGAAACAGAAGTGCAGGTATTTAACCAGGACCTCATCCGGGAAGCCATCTATTATGAAGCAGAAAGAGGCGGACAGGTATACTTCATTCACAACCGCGTAAAAGGGTTGGGTGAAATGGCCGGCCTGATACAGGGGCTTTGCCCCGATTTGTCCATAGCTACGGCCCATGGCCAGCTGGAAGGACATCAGCTCGAAGAAGTAGTGATGGACTTCATTGACCGCAAATACGATGTACTGGTGTGTACCAATATCGTGGAGAGCGGCGTGGATATCCCGAATGCCAACACGATCATTATTAATAATGCGCACCATTTCGGACTGAGTGATCTTCACCAGCTCCGTGGCCGTGTAGGACGCAGCAATAAAAAAGCATTCTGTTACCTGCTGGCGCCACCTATGAGCACATTACCGGCTGATAGCCGTAAGCGCCTGCAAACCCTGGAGCAGCATAGTGAACTGGGTAGCGGCTTTCAGATTGCCATGCGCGACCTGGATATCCGTGGCGCCGGAAACCTGCTCGGTGGCGAGCAAAGCGGCTTCATGGCGGAAATAGGCTTCGATATGTACCAGAAAATCCTGGACGAAGCCATCCGTGAATTGAAACAAAATGAATTCCGTGACCTGTTTAAAGAACAGCTGGAAGAAAAGAAAGACTTTATCAGTGACTGTACTATTGATACAGACCTCGAAATACTCATCCCCGATACTTATATAGAAAGCATCCAGGAAAGATTAAACCTTTACCAGGAACTGGATAATATAACAGAAGAAGGAAAGCTGATGGCTTTTGGCGAGGAACTGGCCGATCGCTTCGGACCATTACCCGATCCGGTAAAAGACCTGCTTACTATGATCCGGTGTCGCTGGATGGCGATACAGCTTGGCTTTGAGAAGATGATGCTCAAAGAAGAAAACCTTCGTTGCTATTTCATCAACAACCCCGATTCACCCTATTTCGAATCTCCTACGTTCAATCATCTTTTGACGTATATACAAACCCGTACCAACAACGCCAAACTGAAACAGGTGGGCAAAAACTTCATGCTGGTTGTTTCCCGTATCCGCAATATGAATGATCTGCACGACTTCCTCAAAGGAATTGTAGATAGTAGAAAATAATTTTCCTGTAACATTTTAATGGTATAACCGTTTCATATCTAATATGAAACAGATAGCGATCTGTAATAAAGTGATTTAGAAAAGCTAACTTTTTTAAACACGTTTATGGAATCAGGTTATGCTATCGCATCATGTGGGTGTAATTGAAAAAGAAAACAAATTTTTTGAATAAAGTAAAACAACGACACATGAAAAAGGTAATATTATTAGCCGCAGGATTATTCTTTGCATACAGCACTTTTGCACAGCAAACAGACAAAAAACAACCCGTAAAAAAGATTGAGGTAAACGGTTCTGCGGAAATGGAAATCACGCCGGATATCATCTACATAGATATTTCCCTGAAAGAATATCTGAAGAATAAGACCAATAAAGTAAGCATCACTACTTTGGAAAAACAACTGCAAAAAGCCGTTCAGGATGCAGGTATTGCAAAAGAAGATTTCACCATCGAAAATGTGGAAGCCAACAACTACCGGATCTTAAATGCCAGGAAAAAGGATGATAAAGAATTTCTGGCCGGCAAACAGTTTCGTTTGAAATTGAGTAAGCTGGATAAAATTAATGCTATCCTGGCTGCCGTAGATGCAGATGGTATTGAACGTGTAAATGTATCTTCCTACAGTCATACAAAAATGGAAGAGTATCGCAAAGAAGTAAAAATTAAAGCTTTGCAGGCAGCAAAAGCAAAAGCAGATTATTTACTCACTGCGATAGATGAAAAAATGGGTGGCGTCATTGAAATACAGGAAATAAATACAGATCGTAATGTTGATTTCCGTGCTAACGCTTTAAGCAATGTAGCGATGTATAAAAGTGCGGATGCGGCAACAGAAGACTTTGCCAGTGCAGATTTCAAGACTATCAAAGTTCGTGCGGAAGTAAATGCTACTTTCAGTATCAAATAAATAATACCCCGTTTAATACAAACAAAAGAGGTTGTCCCGTAATGGAGACAACCTCTTTTTTGTTGTAGGTAAGATCTGATTAAAAGCTATATCTCAGGCCCAGCTGCATCTGATGACGGGATGCAAAGAAATCTTTTGAGTAAGGTGTACCCGGATTAGCGAAAGTATACGTAGGATAATTATTAACCACTTTGCCGGTAGGGTTCAAACCTACGCTCGCAGTAGAGTTGAAGGTATTCGGTGAAAAGTATTGAATACCCCATTCTTTATTCAGCAGGTTGGTCAGGTTCACAATATCATAAGTCAATGTGATAGTATGCACACGGTTACCTGATTTTACGTTGAAGTCCTGGCTGAAACGGAAGTCTGCCTGTGTATTCCAGGGAGTGCGTCCGCCATTACGTTCTGTGAAATTACCTTTGCGGCCATTCAGGTATTTATTGCTGCTCACATAGTTCATGAAATCAGCACCCTGTTGTGCAGCGGTGGCACCACCGGCAATATCTGTGAAGAAGTTGGCGGCTTCGGTGGCATCCTTTGGAATGTAAGCCAGGCTTACCTGTTGCGGTGTACCCTGTACGGTAGCATTTACAAAACCGTAGCTATATGGCAAACCGGAAGATGTATTGAAGAACAGGGAGAAACCGGATACCCATTTCCCTTTGGTACCCCAATCCTGTTTGTAGTTAACGGTAGCTACAATGCGGTTGCGTACATCGAAGTTGGAATAAGCCAGTCCCGGATTGTTCGGGTTCAGCGCCTGGTTCAACTGCCAGTTGGATTCCATTGAGTTACGAATACCGTTTGTCAGATCTTTCGCCTGTCCGTAAGTATACGCGGTCATGATGTTTAAGCCAAAAGGGAATGCCTTGCTCACCTGTGCAGTAATGCTGTAACGGTACCCCTGGTCTGTATTAGACAGGAGATAAGCATTGGTGTACAGCGGATTTATTTTCTTACCGGAGTAAATAGGTTGTAATTTATTGACGTCGTAAGCATAGTAAGTTGGATTGTCTACCAGGTTAACCTGCTGGAATTGCAGATCTTTGATCACTTTGGTATAAATACCTTCCAGGGTAAATTTCCATTGGTTACGTGTGTTGTAATCCAGTGCAAGACTGCTTCTCCATACCTGTGGCATTTTGAAGTTGTTGTCAATCATATCTACCTGTGTAGCGCCTTGTGCGTCCGTTACATTTACACCATTTTGTTGTGCAAAGTCTGCAATACCATTTGGTGTTGGTTTGGCAGCTGGATTAGGTGTATTTACAAAAGGTTTGGAAGATGATTTCTGATCATAAGCGCCGTAAGTAACACCATTGTTATAGAAGGCATAGCCTAACCATGCAAATGGAATACGACCTGTGAAAAAGCCGCTACCACCGCGTAATACCAGGCTGTTATCTCCTTTGATATCATAGTTAAAACCTAAGCGCGGAGAGATCTGTACATTATTCAGGAAATCATTTTTGATGTTGCCTGGTTTTGTATACGTATAGGTGTTACCGTAGTTTGGATCTTCCGGTGCATGAATGGTTTTATCACTCAGCGGTTGTTTATTTGGAATACCGGTATAATCTACACGGATACCGGGTGTAATTCTGAAACGGTCTGTGAGTTGGATTTCATCCTGTCCGTACACACTCAGCAGGTTTGCTTTGAACTGTGCGGGAGGATTAGCCATGATATAATCGCGTGAGTTATTGGTATAATTATAATTACCGCGTACACGGGCGGGATTGTTATTCAGGAAGTCTTCTATGCTGTTGTAATCCAGGCGTCCGTTCCAGGAGTTTACAAAACCATAGGTGATATTATAGAACTCGTTGTGTGTACCTAAAGTAATGGTATGATTGCCTTTAAACAAAGTAACGTTGTCGGTGATCTCAAACGTTTTTTGTTTCATGTTAAAGATACTCGCTTCGCGGTCTGTACCAAGGAAGATAGTAGAGCCGGGTGCTCTGCCTTTAATCTGGATCTGCGGTACCGCAGGATCAGACAATGGGTTTCTGTAATCATGCACATTGGAATAGCCAACGATCAGGCTATTTGAAAAGGTATTACTGAAATTACTTTTCAGTTCCGCTACTGTAGAGGTCTGGTTATTTACCTGTTTGAAATCGATGCCTTTGAAGCGGAAGTTCTGTTGATCACGTTCGAGGTTTGTTGCATCGGAAGTGATGGTATTATTACGAACAGATAACTGGTGTTTTGAATTGATATGCCAGTCTACCCTGTTAAAGAATTTAGTAGAGTTGGAATAGATGCTGGTATTGCCGGCTGTACCCGGATCTACACCGTAGGTTTTCATCACAGCGGTAATATCATCAGCGTCTTTTTGTGTGAGGATGCCGCCGCCATCAGCAGAACCTGCCGCGAGGATCACGGGATCTACACGACGGGTAATTTCTTCGTTGGTGAAGAAGAATAATTTATCCTTGATGATAGGGAAACCTAAACGGATACCACTCTGGTATTCGTGAAAGTCGTTGGGTAGTTTGGAACCATCGCCTGCATTGTTCTTTCCGATCATAGCGGCGTTGCGGCCATAGCCATATACGGAACCATGAAATTCGTTAGTACCACTGCGGGTTACCGCGTTTACACTACCACCTAAGAAGTTACCCACTTTTACATCAAATGGCGCCAGTAATACCTGTATGTCCTGGATGGCATCCAGTGATACAGGGTTGGTACGCGTGCTGCTGCCGGGTTGTCCGCTCGTGCTGCTTTGTCCGCCCGAAGAAGGACTGAAGCCAATAGCATCGTTATTGATAGCGCCATCCAGTGTTACGTTGTTATAACGGTAGTTGGTTCCGAGGAAGGAGTTGTTATTACTTTGTGGTGTTACTTTTGTCAAGTCCTGTAAGCTACGGCTTAGGGTGGGCAAGGATTTAATCTGTTCCTGTCCTACGCGGGTGCCACCTGCTTTACCTGCACTGCCGGTTACTACAATCTCACTCAGGGCAGTAGATTCTTCCTGTAGTTTGAAGTTGAAGTTGGTAGTACCCAAGCTCAGGTTGACATCCTCTTTTGTTTCTTTCTTGTATCCTATAAAAGATACGGTGATGCTGTAAGGTCCACCAGGATTGAGGTTTGGCAGAATGTAACGGCCATCGCCATTTGTTTGTGCACCGGATTTAGCGCCGGTGCTGGTGTTTACAATTACCACGGTAACACCGGGGATTGCCTGTCCACCTGCATCCGCTACTTTACCGGATATAATGGAGGTGGTGATTTGCGCGTGGGCAGTATTAGAAAATAGAATCACAATAAAGCCCGCAATTAGCGTAACGATAGATTTCATAAAGCCTGTAAGTATTTACTGATGCAAAGGACGGAGTCCAAAGCAACCAGAATGTTAACAGATCATTACGAAATTGTTAAGGACGACTTAAAACAGGCTTAAAATGGCATGCGGAATTATTTTTATTGTTAAAATAATATTGCAATGCCTTGAAAATAAACAACCCCTGTTGAGGCTACCGTGAGGACACGTCTCTGGTTATTGCATCCTGGAAATACAGGCCCGGTGGCTTTAGCCCGGGCCCCATGGTGGCCTTAACAGGCAGGGGCGCTTCTGAATTTTAAAAGATAATTGCTTAAAAATTGACTTTAAAAGTCCCGTCCGTTAAAGGTTTTTCCATGTCACCGCTGATTAATGTGCCGGAGAATGTTCCCTCCGCTTGTTTACTATTAATACTTTCAATTTTAACCGTGATTGTTTTTCCTATATATCCAATACCGTCCTGTTGTATTTTCATCAGCGACAGTTCCACACCGGTTGTATATTGGCCGGTATGTATGGAGTCTGGGAAAGTGATCATTAATTCCAGGTGATGACCAAAGTTATTCGTAACACCATCTATGACCATTGTTTTTCTGTGTGCTGAAATGGTGTCAGTAAAATAGGCTTGTGTGGCGTTGGATCTGAAAAGAAGGGTGTCCACTTTAAAGGAAAAGGTACTTATGGGGCTGATGTCATTCTTCTTAGGATCACAACCGGTGAGAGCTGTGGCTGCAGCGGCAATAACGGCTGTAACAAATAGTTTCAAACGCATAATTTTAATTTTGTTCTGCATGCCGATCTATAAAGGGAAACCGGCGCTGGCCTGCAATAGCTGCGGCCAGCGATTAAAGTGACATAGGGAAACCGGTTAGTTTTACTGGCATAGGGATAAAATGCTGGTGCAATATATGTATAAATATTTAAATTTAATAAATAAATAATAAGTAGAAGTCTGCCGGGATCAGGATAAGGCTAATTGCACCAGTATTATTTCATTACCATATAAATCCTGGAAAAGAAGAAGGTAGCCTTCGGGTGTTTCTATCGCTTTTAGGGGCTGTATTGCTGCCTGAAATAGCATATTTAACAATATTTTTGTATGGTAATTGCGTATTATTACGCTCTTTGAGAGTTTACATTTAAAAGCGCATTATGTCATCGGAAGTGATTAAACAATTACAGGAAGCAGTGCAGTTTTCGCCGGAAAATGTGCCTTTGCGTTTACACCTGGCGCAGGTGCTGTTGCAGGATTACGAATATGTGCAGGCAGAAGAACAGTACCGCAAGGTATTGGAACTGTCGCCTGAAAACGCTGCTGCGCAGCTGGGACTGGCCCGTACCTTTTATCATCAGCAAAAATATTCAGCCGCTATAGTGGTGTTGGAACAACTGGAACATCATGAACCCGATCATTTCGACGGCCTGTTGCTCCATTGCCGCATCCTGGTAAAGGAAAATTCCATGGAAGCTGCCAGGGATATCTATCAGCATCTGCTGCTGCTCAATCCCGGTTTCCGGGACGAAGCCCTGGATGGACATTTCCGCTTACCCCAGCAACAATATGTACCTACAGACGAAGATGATGATGAGGAGGAAGATGATAAAGTATTTACACTGGAAAAGCCGGACATCAATTTTTCCGATGTAGGAGGAATGGAAAGAGAAAAGCAGGAAATAGACCTGAAGATCATTAAACCCCTGCAATTCCCGGACCTTTACAAGGCTTATGGGAAAAAAGCCGGCGGCGGAATCCTGCTATATGGCCCTCCGGGTTGTGGTAAAACTTACCTGGCAAAAGCTACAGCAGGACAGATCCAGGCAGAATTTATCAATGTAGGTATCCATGATGTACTGGATATGTGGATCGGTAACAGTGAAAAGAACCTGCATAGTTTGTTTGAACTGGCGCGGCAGAGCAAGCCCTGTGTGCTCTTCTTCGATGAAGTAGATGCACTGGGTGCCAACCGCAATTCCATGCGTAACAGTGGCGCCAGTCACCTCATAAATCAGTTCCTTTCTGAAATGGACGGCATTGCTGCCAATAACGAAAATGTGCTCATCATAGGGGCTACCAACGCACCGTGGAGCCTGGACCCGGCATTCCGCCGCCCTGGCCGTTTTGACAGGATCATTTTTGTAGCGCCACCGGATACTGCCGGCCGCGAAGAGATCCTGAAACTGCAACTCCGCAATAAACCGGTAGATGATCCTGATTATGCGGCATTGGCGAAAGCTACCAACGGTTACTCGGGCGCCGATCTGAAAGCTATTGTGGATATAGCTATCG
The Chitinophaga sp. MM2321 DNA segment above includes these coding regions:
- a CDS encoding SIMPL domain-containing protein (The SIMPL domain is named for its presence in mouse protein SIMPL (signalling molecule that associates with mouse pelle-like kinase). Bacterial member BP26, from Brucella, was shown to assemble into a channel-like structure, while YggE from E. coli has been associated with resistance to oxidative stress.) encodes the protein MKKVILLAAGLFFAYSTFAQQTDKKQPVKKIEVNGSAEMEITPDIIYIDISLKEYLKNKTNKVSITTLEKQLQKAVQDAGIAKEDFTIENVEANNYRILNARKKDDKEFLAGKQFRLKLSKLDKINAILAAVDADGIERVNVSSYSHTKMEEYRKEVKIKALQAAKAKADYLLTAIDEKMGGVIEIQEINTDRNVDFRANALSNVAMYKSADAATEDFASADFKTIKVRAEVNATFSIK
- a CDS encoding carboxypeptidase regulatory-like domain-containing protein, with the protein product MKSIVTLIAGFIVILFSNTAHAQITTSIISGKVADAGGQAIPGVTVVIVNTSTGAKSGAQTNGDGRYILPNLNPGGPYSITVSFIGYKKETKEDVNLSLGTTNFNFKLQEESTALSEIVVTGSAGKAGGTRVGQEQIKSLPTLSRSLQDLTKVTPQSNNNSFLGTNYRYNNVTLDGAINNDAIGFSPSSGGQSSTSGQPGSSTRTNPVSLDAIQDIQVLLAPFDVKVGNFLGGSVNAVTRSGTNEFHGSVYGYGRNAAMIGKNNAGDGSKLPNDFHEYQSGIRLGFPIIKDKLFFFTNEEITRRVDPVILAAGSADGGGILTQKDADDITAVMKTYGVDPGTAGNTSIYSNSTKFFNRVDWHINSKHQLSVRNNTITSDATNLERDQQNFRFKGIDFKQVNNQTSTVAELKSNFSNTFSNSLIVGYSNVHDYRNPLSDPAVPQIQIKGRAPGSTIFLGTDREASIFNMKQKTFEITDNVTLFKGNHTITLGTHNEFYNITYGFVNSWNGRLDYNSIEDFLNNNPARVRGNYNYTNNSRDYIMANPPAQFKANLLSVYGQDEIQLTDRFRITPGIRVDYTGIPNKQPLSDKTIHAPEDPNYGNTYTYTKPGNIKNDFLNNVQISPRLGFNYDIKGDNSLVLRGGSGFFTGRIPFAWLGYAFYNNGVTYGAYDQKSSSKPFVNTPNPAAKPTPNGIADFAQQNGVNVTDAQGATQVDMIDNNFKMPQVWRSSLALDYNTRNQWKFTLEGIYTKVIKDLQFQQVNLVDNPTYYAYDVNKLQPIYSGKKINPLYTNAYLLSNTDQGYRYSITAQVSKAFPFGLNIMTAYTYGQAKDLTNGIRNSMESNWQLNQALNPNNPGLAYSNFDVRNRIVATVNYKQDWGTKGKWVSGFSLFFNTSSGLPYSYGFVNATVQGTPQQVSLAYIPKDATEAANFFTDIAGGATAAQQGADFMNYVSSNKYLNGRKGNFTERNGGRTPWNTQADFRFSQDFNVKSGNRVHTITLTYDIVNLTNLLNKEWGIQYFSPNTFNSTASVGLNPTGKVVNNYPTYTFANPGTPYSKDFFASRHQMQLGLRYSF
- a CDS encoding AAA family ATPase, encoding MSSEVIKQLQEAVQFSPENVPLRLHLAQVLLQDYEYVQAEEQYRKVLELSPENAAAQLGLARTFYHQQKYSAAIVVLEQLEHHEPDHFDGLLLHCRILVKENSMEAARDIYQHLLLLNPGFRDEALDGHFRLPQQQYVPTDEDDDEEEDDKVFTLEKPDINFSDVGGMEREKQEIDLKIIKPLQFPDLYKAYGKKAGGGILLYGPPGCGKTYLAKATAGQIQAEFINVGIHDVLDMWIGNSEKNLHSLFELARQSKPCVLFFDEVDALGANRNSMRNSGASHLINQFLSEMDGIAANNENVLIIGATNAPWSLDPAFRRPGRFDRIIFVAPPDTAGREEILKLQLRNKPVDDPDYAALAKATNGYSGADLKAIVDIAIEEKLMEALKKGVPQPISQKELMKAVKTHKATTREWFNTARNYALYANDAGLYDEVLKYLDIKK